The genomic interval TCAACTGCCGTCCGATCTGGCCAAATAGTTAGATCAGACAACAGTTGAGTGCCACCGGGTGCTCAACTGATGACCAAGGGAACATGGTTGTATGTGAACAAACCAGTTGCCGTCAAAGAAACATTATAAGAGTTGATAATTAGCAAAGTAAATTTATCTTCAGATAAACCCAAAAACGAAACAGAATATTGTAGGCCGGTCGCAAATGAACGTCCCTCGTCCCTTTTGAACCTGAAAGAGTTCGTGTAGTCCTCATATACTGTCAGGCTACCAGCATGAGATGATTGGACACATCAGGAAAGTTCCCAATGAAAGCCAATagctattttcattttattggaCCACTGCTGCTAACATTTACTATATAGTATATACCAACGTTGTTCTCTCGACTTAGTACTAAATACCATCTGGAAAAAACAGAAGATTAAGGTCCGTTCCTCTCTCACACTctagaggggggggggggggggaactCAAATTCGCAGAATTATCTTAACCGTCCAGATTAAGGGGGAAAAAACTCATATTGAAATGGATGTGgttcaagaaaaaaagaaaaagaatcacAATAAGCCAGGTTAAGTGGACAACCAACGTGTGTAAATGTATAATGACATGGACTACGATACTTGAAGTCTCACTAGGCGAATCCTATCGTCAATGAGAATGTTGATAACAAAAATGCTCAAAATTAACAATGACATCAGCAACAAAATTAGTTTTCCGAAATGCATGTCTAGAagtgaaaaaataataataattcaaaGTTGTTAAAGTTCTAATGTCTTTCACTAGTTTGGTCAATGTCCAAAGTGGTTCAAAGCGTCCGTTCACTACATTAATCACAAGGTTGAAATCGCCTTCAACTTTTAACATTGCTGTAGCCTTCTCCTTTGCTTGAATTGAATGCGGTTTGAACATGtaatatatacagtatatattgTCCTTGGTGAAACTCTTCatattgatcaaaataaatgCAGACAAATGTTACATGTCCCTTTCACATCGTATTCAGGGTTTAGTGAATTGTATTCATTAGGGTAAACCTATCTCAGTTATCTGGGATTTCCTACTTCCCAGAAGACAAATGCTCAGTGACGCGCTCTATTACTACTATGAATTTCCCTATAAATTTCAGAAATTGAGCAAAATTGAAAGAATTTGATTCCAGAACTTGGGCGGGCCCCAAAATCCAGTACACTCCAGAGTCAAACAAGACccttctccctctctctcacaTGCTTCACTCCCCACAGTTCTCACAGCCTTcctcttgttttgtttttatggtTCCAATATGTGTTAACACCCCCTGTCATTGTTTCTCCACAAACCCCACTTCAACCCcacctctctttctctctcgcTCAGCCCACCTTTCCCTCTATTCCTCTACCATGGTGGTCTACAGACATGGATTTCTTCTGGGTTTTCTTGCTCTTATTGGACTGCACCTAATCCCTCCAACATTGGCTGGTTAGTTGATTTCCTGGCTCACACTTGCGTTTTCTTGTTTCTTATAGCTCTGCTTTGGCGATTGTTTAGTTGGgtttgcttctttttttttttttttttttttatgttgtgTCTTTCAGTTTGATTGAAGAGCCTGCATTTATGTTTGGTTGTTTTGTATTCTGCTGCTGGTTTGTTTCTTATTTCCCTgtcattgaaattttgatgttCTGGGTACTTTTTGGGTATTTACTGCTGTATTTACTAATTCTGGAGATGGGTCTATTCCAAGTCGTAGacttttctaattttgagGCGAAACCCGTGagttcatgttttattttctttttctattatattttgcCCTGATTTTTAATGGTGACTTTTTATGGGATGTATGACTTTCTGGGGAGTTTGGAATTTGGCAAACTCATTGCTTTGGTGGTGGTCCTGGATGTAGTTAGCTTGCACCTTGTTGTGTGTTTTTCTTCTCAAAGTTGCAGTTTTGTTCTATAGAAGTTCATAACCAAAATGGTGAACTGCAACTGGGTCTTTGTAGTTTCAGACTTTCAGTAACCTCTCTGGTTTCAGTATTTTTTTTGCCTCGTCGAATTGTATATTCTTCTGTCCTCAATAAAGGTTATATCTTATAAGTATTGACATGTTCTTATATGTGCTTGCTTGGTGCTGCATTTTACACCAACATGGTGAGAATGTTAGAGGATTGCATCAATGACAAGTGGAACATTTagctttgttttcttttcagtCAAGCTTTATCACACTAGAAGTTAACTGACCTCTTTAGGATAATTTAAGAAACTAAAGAGTATCTTCGCCTGTGGACAGAGTCACTGCTGAttaagtttcattttgatagtAAGAAACTAAGAAATATGCTGAATTTATCTTTTTTATTCAAAGCCTTAGTCTTTTTAAGCTCTGTGGACGGGGTACATCACAttctatatcttttcaataatgAGTTATAGGTGTTAAACAGTAGGGGCTACAGATGGTACTGAGGTGTCAATGGGTAACATAATTTAGATTAAAACACATTGCGAGTTCAATCCCATCAAGTCTCTAATAAAGAGAAAGTACATATATGGAAACCCAACACTCTGGAGCCAGACTGAATATAAGATTAAAAATTTGCATGTTAGTACATTGGACATCGCTAATGCAAGATTCGGATTTTTGATGTGTTTATCTATTTTCTGTCAGAGTCTTATGTCCTCCTTCACTAAGCTACTATTTTTTTAGAAGGCTTCACAAAGCTACTATACCTTTATATCATCACATAAACATGATGAGCACTAATTATGGTTCCTTGTGATCGATACCGGAAAGTTTTCCTGTGAGTTAATGACAATCTTTTTTACCCTTGCAGACTGTCCATTAAATTTAAGTAGATCAAATGCTACTCTAGTTGCCTCTTTGTGCTCGAATAGAGATGACAGAGGGAAATGTTGCCGCTACATAAATGCTTTCGTTGCGGTATCTATTGCTCAGTATGCAAATGCCACAAGCAGCTTAGGAGTACCTTCAAATTTATCCGACACATGCCTCGATTTCATATCGCAGACTTTAGAATTGCATGGAGTTCCCCAAAATGCAACAGCTTGGTGTGGTTTGGGGACAAAAATCCCAGTAAATTATGAGTGTAAGGGTCGAACAACTGTTACACAGATGCTGCAGTCTCCAGAATTCCCTGATGTTGTGGAAAAGTGTAAAATACCACTTTCAAGGGAAAGTAATTGCAAGAAGTGTATAAATGCTGGAATCGGTTATCTCCATCACCTATTAGGAACTGAAACTAATATAACATTTAGTACCTGCCGGGATGCAACTTTTGCCGCGGTAGCAAGCCAAATTGATGATGCTTCAGCTATTGGCCTTGCTAGCTGTTTCTTTCAAGTCCAGGGGCTAAGTTTACTACCAGGTAATCAAAATTCTGGTAGAATATGAGATTTATATTGTTTGTAACAAAGGACGTGATCTGGTTCTAGTTTCCCACTATTTCTGATCTACTTGGTgatctttttatttatttaatatcaCTGATTCCCATACTAGTCGGAACTCGTTTcttatctttacatttcagtATGTAAATCATGCATCATGTTGTAATAGTAGTAGTTCAGAAGTCAGCATCTCTGATATTCACAAACACACACATTATTCATGGTTGTGACATGATGTAACAGTTATAATAAATGGATTAGTTTTCCATATATTTTAGTATCCAAAGATGAAACAATAATAATGCAGTATCATTTGTTGCAATGGTTTCAGAGCCGTCACCATCGTCCACCCCAAAGGCATCTCCAAGTCCATTGGTGGCTGCTAGCCCAAACCAGCACTTGTTGGGCCTACCCTTAAGCAAGAAGCACCATGCCTACCATCTGACCCTGGTTCCAGTTATTGGCATTACAGTAACAGCGATTGCTGTAATTATGTTTTTAGTCTTGATAGTTCTTATTCGTAAGAAAAGCAGAGAGCTTGTGGATTTCGAAGATGTAGATAAGACATCTAAATCATTTCCTCCACCGCATCCTTTAAAGAAATTTCAGGAAGGTACAATTCTGTCTCTTCTCCCTGGTAGTTTACCTTCTTGGTGTCTGATAATTGTAAATAAATCATTTCATTGGGGGTGTATTGGATGCGACTCATGTGCAGGTCCTCCATCAATGTTTCAAAAATTCAGCTACAAGGAGATAAAGAAGGCAACAGACAATTTCAGTACTACAATTGGACAAGGGGGATTTGGAACTGTGTACAAAGCTCACCTTAGTGACGGTTTAGTGGCAGCAGTCAAACGGATGAACAAAGTTTCTGAGCAGGGGGAGCATGAGTTCTGCAGAGAAATAGTGCTGCTGGCCAGATTGCATCATCGACATCTTGTTTCTCTTAGGGGTTTCTGCATCGAGAAACATGAGAGGTACACATTTATGTATCTGATCAGAAAAtaatttgtgtatgtttttggACATCATGAGCGTGGCCCAATGCTTTATCTGGATTCTGTTCTAACTTCCATGGCAGGTTTCTGATGTATGAGTACATGGCAAATGGTAGCCTGAAGGATCATCTTCATTGTATGTTTCTTCATCTTTTAAATAAACTGTGCCGAGAATGGTGCAACTGTATAACAGTTTTATAGAAGacaattgtgtttttttttagatgtTTTTTTACTGCATTTGAAATAAACTTGTGTATGGTCTCCAACATTGCTAAACAGTTATGACTGGTTAACAGCATCTTGGTGACAGGCTAGCTAGATATGgtgattcattttttttttgataattaCATGCATTTCAAATGCTAGGAAAGACAGTAATATTATCACTCTTTGATTTAACTTTTATTTACTAATGTCCCATGGTTTCTGATTAAGTTTACTCTCATACAGCTCCTAATAAAACTCCTCTAAGTTGGCGAGCTAGAGTTCAAATTGCCATTGACGTGGCAAATGCACTGGTAATTTGCTGAATTTTTTTCATTATAGACTGACTACAATTATTCTGATGTTTCAGATCTGTTACTAACTTCTTTGCTAGCTAGATACATCGTGAAAGAGCTTGATTTTAATTTCTAATTGCTGTTTGTATATGCAGGAGTATCTCCATTTCTATTGTGATCCTCCTCTCTGCCATAGAGATATCAAGTCCAGCAATATCTTACTTGATGAAAATTTTGTGGCCAAGGTAAAATAGTGGCTGTGTGCATAATTGTTTCTGATAATTAACTACTATCATTGTCTTGAATTTGTCTCTTAACAGTCAAAAGATTTCAGTTTCTCCTCTTTTATGTTGGCATTCAAGATGGACTGGCACTTTGATATTTCTCTTaatatttgagtgtgtttGTAATGCATGCCAAGTACATCTTTAAAGGGTTTGAACTTCAAACAAACTTTAATTATTCTTTCAGATTGCTGATTTTGGCCTTGCACAAGCATCAAAAGATGGCTCAATTTGCTTTGAACCGGTAAATACTGATATCCGGGGAACTCCAGGTTAGAGAAATTTCTATTATTAGAGTAAAACATGAATTTGATATTTGGTGCTTATGATCTTCAGCATGTGGGATATTTTCAGGTTATATGGATCCCGAATATGTTGTTACTCAGGAGTTAACAGAGAAAAGTGATATATACAGCTATGGTGTCCTATTGTTGGAGATAGTGACTGGTAGAAGAGCAATACAAGACAACAGGAATTTGGTTGAATGGTCTCAAAAATATATGGAATCAGAATCAAGGCTACCTGATTTAGTCGATTCCCGTGTAAGGGACTCATTTAACTTGGATCAGCTTCAAACACTCATATCTGTTGTCAGTTGGTGCACCCAGAGAGAAGGCCAGGACAGGCCTTCAATTAAACAGGTGCTTAGGCTTTTGTATGAGAGCTCGGACCCGATACATAGTGGATTTATAGCATCTATAGATGGCGAAGAGTACGAAGAAACAGAAGGAAGAGGACGGAACAGTAAAGGGAAGATGCATAGGAATGACATGATCTCTCACAGTGGGGATGGTAGATATCTGGCTTCTTCTTCTAGTACATCCAGGTCATATTGTAGCAGAAGCTTCTTGCTTGAAACCGGGTCTCCACAATCCCCTCCGAATATATTGTCTGTTTGATGCATGTATACATGTGCTGTAGTCACTGATAAGGGGGACTGGGGGAAGCGATTGTGTATGCATATTTGAAATTAGTCATTTGCTTCGCCTCAACTTTCAGAGTCAAACAATTTCCGGGTGAGAGTAGTGATAAATCATTCTGTTTTTGTCTGTTTTTTGGGGAAGTAAATTCATGTTTGCTTTTATTGGTCTGAGGTTGCACAATTTTGTAAAAACCAGCATGTAGAAGGGAAGCAATTTTACAGGAGTTAATGTATTGATGTACATGCTTTCATATAACTCAGAAGtgttgagatttttttttggtcgaatGGTTTTAGAAGATGTCCTCCATGCAGAGCGATAGGTTCACTAACTAGATTGTCCTAGAGGTCCAGGAGAAAGATCGTCATGCCATTATTCGAGAAGAAAACCTCAAAATCCAAGGCCATACAATGGAAGGTTGGCTAAATATATCCCCCGATTTCCACAGTTATTACCTGAGCTATGGACAAGTTTTTAAGTTGTTTGCCTTCTATTTCCCTCTCCATTCTCCAAAGCCCTCGAAGCCTTTGCAATAGCAAAGTCTACGTACATATCCTTCAGTCCTGTCCGTCTTCAAGAACTATGAACCAAAAATGCAAAAACCTTCGACAAAATCCTACGACAAAATCCTACAAACCAAATAACAGGGTTGGAACTTGGTTGACAACTATAGTTTTGATCATGATCATGAGTTGAGAAAAACACTGTACTTTTAATTGGTTGGCCGATTTCTTGCATACCCGggttgcatattcaataattTGATATACAAGGACGTAACAATTCTGTTGTTGGTGATGTTTAGCCTTTTAGGACATATTCTTGATCATAATTATACTAAATGTAGTGACTTCTCTAATTTCCTATTAGTATATCTAAAACTAAAGTTGAGTGAAGATAATTGGAACAGTGATCAAAGTTCATCGAAGACTCGAAGTAAACTTGTACAGTTAGGATTATGAAGCCACACTCTGGATTAACATTAACTAACATTGATTCAACAAAATTCCCAACTCTTTCTTCCCCCGCTGTTTATATATCTCTGATATCTGCAGAAGGTGCTATCCAAGCCAATGAGTCCATCAAGTCACAATGTTTTGACCCTATTGGAGTTCTGTTGCCAACCCTTAATGCTTGCTTCACTATAGGCAATGGTGGCATGGAACGAATGTCTTCCTAAAATTTTCTGGAAATATGAGAGCCTCGAAAGGATATATACTAACAGATATTTCTTGGGAGCAGGAAGCGAAACTTTTAAGAAAATCTCTCAGCGAATATAATTGTTGAGATTGGAGTAAACGTCAGATTCCGAAACAGAGGTAGAAGATTTTAGCAGATCAGTTTTCACATGAACAATCTCAAAATCGCAGTTTGTAATCTGCAAGGATTTGAGATTGGAGTTTGAAACTACAAACGTCGCTGAATCATCACCCACCGAACAAGAAGATAGTAACAGGTACTCGATGGAAGGGCACCTAGATAGCAAGGAATGACTGAACGTCAAAGATTTGAGCGACATTGTTGTCAAAGGTGGCAAGCTTATAGACTTGCATTCTTCTGCATCTATTTTAACATGCTCCAAACTTAAGGTAGTTATAGATTTCGCAGAGCATAGAGGGGTTCTTTGGGGTAAAAGAGTACAGGGCTGCATGTTCATTTCCACCAATGCTAATCTCTAACTCTGACGCTTCTACCATATTGGAGCCACCAACTGAGGAGTTCGTCATGCGAAACCTGAGTTTATTCCATCGTTATGGAAGTACTCCAACAACTCATCTATCATCTTTTGTGGTAGCCATAACTGATCCAAAGACCCTTGAAGAATGAAGATTGGCCATTGAGGACTGAAATTCATATGGGCTCTAGGACAAGAAAATTGCCTTTGACTTTATATGTCTAAACTGTTTCCTTGTCCTATAAGGATAGAGCTagcaaatgcatttatataacTAAATTACCTTAAGCTTGTTGGAAAcagtttcttaaaaaaaagagtttgataACTCTTGATGATAAACTAATAAAATTAACTATGCCGTGCCTAGTAAAGTACAGATCGACAGATCGTAAGGATTTTAAGCTTCTGTCATTATCGAGCTTGTGTCATCATCGACCTAACATGAACTTGAACTATATGCACCTTAAATCTGATGCCGCTTTTGTTGTTCTTCAGTTACatgcaaataaataaatataccaaatacATAATGCTACTACTACCTCCTTTTTTGTGAAGGGGTTATCCGAATATTATCTTCTTTGATCAACAAATTTATAATGAGAAAGGTGTTATTTAGAATCATAGACACCGCACCTATTTTAGTGCATCACACTATGTTAAATTCTGTCTGTCACTAATCATTTAATCACACAGAAAAGTAACATACAAGTAAATTTACAGTTAGATCTCTCATAACCAGTTGATCAGTGTGTCAAATAACTGGGCATGAGTCTTGCATAGATATGTCAATAGTACGATCAAATCTATGCAGGACAcattaaaacataaaaaaacaacATGCTCCCAGCTTTCTACggtctctttttctctttatgtattttataaataaaataatgaaaatggCGAGGGAGGAACACCAGGCTTGCTAAGCGTACCTCATTCCTTTGGCGAGCACAACATACATTGAGAACATCAGACCACTGCGTTAAGAACAGCAACCCGATATTTTTAGCCACCGCTTGCTGCCAGGAACTTCCTCTTGCTAACAGGCTCTTCAAGCAACACCACCACATCGGTCACCTTCTCAAACAGCTCCTCTAGTTGATCAACACCAAACTTCTGAAAGTCCAAGGGTTTTTTGTACCTTTGCTGGTAGATCGCCTCAAAACAACCCAAAAATATCCGACAAGAGTAGCTAACAAGAATCTCCTGCAACTCATATTTGAAGTCTTCGAGGTTATGGTCATCAGTTACACATTTACCTGATGCACTCAAATTGGTCTGTCCTTGACACCTATCATCACGTTCTTCTACAAGTAATCTTTCCTCCTCTGAGAACTCATCTGATGAGCCATTAGCTGTAATAATAGTAATATTCTCTTCCTGAGCCCCCTTCCCTTTCCTACTATTATCCTTCCCAGTTGAAATCAAAGGTGGGGCACTAGGACCTGTATTCCAGTTTCGGAGGTAGACAATTTTCTTCTGCCCTTTACCATCTACAGCTATCGTGTCACCCAACTTCTTAAACAGATTAACAAGCTTAAATGCACCATACTCTGATATATAGAGAGGTCTTCCGAAAACTTTCTGATACTCGGAAGGGACTCGAGTCAGAGGCATGCAACCTCCAGAAAGTTcaagtaacttttcaatctgTCCCCTAAGACCATTTAAGTCCCCTGGTTGAACCCACCAAGTAGATTCATTTTGATCAGCAGAAGTACTAGGTCCAGCAGGAACTTCATTGAGACCTGATGGGAGACTATGTGACCTCAAAGCACCGCCAGGCATCATTAAGGAACTACTGTTATATTCAGACATGGATTGTGACACAATCGAAAAATCTCTTGAATTGTAATAGCTCTGTGAGATCCCTCTGTATGAAATAGCTTCTTCTTCAGTTTGGTTATCCATAGGATCATTAATATGGCAACCCATGAAATAGCCAGCAATATCAGCTTGTCCTCCACGAGGATGCATTAGAAACTTGGTTGTAGGCAAACAGCCTTCCCCACGGGCCACACTAGACCAGTCCCAGACAAACTTACCAGCATTGCTGAGAGCAGATGAAACGCCCACTCCAGAAGGTATCACTAGAATCACAGTGTACCCACGTTGGCCAAGTATATGGAGCGCTGGAGCAAAATCAACATCCCCAGATATCAGCATGATGGAAGATGGTGGAGGATTGTCAAGGGCAAACAAGAACATATCAACCAAGATGGCCTTGTCAGCAGCATCCTTTCTTCCATTTGGAACATCAACAAGTTTAACACCAGTTCTCTGACATCCCTCGCGGAGCCGCCTGGGGAAGGCATTGAAGTCCCCATACGCAGCAAATGTAACAACAGCTCCTTTTATAACAGGGTGTACCTGCAAAGCCATTCTGATGTTACCAGCTACGTCTTCAGGACGAACATCACTTGGAACAGGGCAGTTTTCAATATCCCATAGGATAGCAACCGGACCTTCAGCAGGGCTTCGGATTGGCTGGTTCATTGGAGCTTGAAGTGTGTTCATGTTTGCATCTATCATATAAGATCCTCTTTGTTCGGAGGGTTCTGAAGGCACTATTGATGTTGATGAATATTGGAAAGCCATCACAGTTGAAAACTTAAGTCTACCTGCTTATGCAGATAAAAGAAAACGATAAGCAAAAGTTCAACCTGTTATATAGAAACATAAAGTTTACAGAGTACAGTTATACAAATCTAAACTAGGCACCCAACAAATTTGTATCATATTCTGGCTAAATGCATTGTTGAGCGAAATAAACCTTACAACCAAGTGGAAAAGACATCCCCATATAAGAAACCCTAACTACAGCAATAGATGCACAAAGCTCAGGAGCAACAGAACAAGCAAACAGCTGCAACTCCGATCTAAGCGAACTCCATCCCACCGTCTGCCCAAGTCATTCAACTCACATTCTTAAACATAACTACGTTCTTCTTACACCTAGATACAAACTATCTAATTAGCCATTTCATTACAAAAGGTAACTACTTTTGCATCAAATCGATTGCAATCAATAACTTGAAACAATCCTAAAATAGTTGCTAATTTTGTAATTACAACCCTAAAATCAATCCCAATGATGATAATCCGATCAAAGCCATGATCAAAAATTCAATGTAAAGATTAAAACTTTAGGGCAATAAGAAGAGATGGAGAAAAGGGTACCTCATATTCGTCTCCAAAGTTGGATGCTTTCCCTATAAGCCAAGCAAACACAGATGAAGCAAAAACCCAGAGGGATTATAAAGAAGAGGAATTGGAATCTGGAATCGAGTGGAAACCCAGAAAAGAGGCGAGGGGTTTGGTGTGGGAATTGGGGGACTTGTGAGAGATTTTAAGTCTTGGGGGATTTATGAGGATTGTGTTTGATTTGGAGTAGGAGACTTGACTGAAACTTAGCACCTACATGGCTTTTTGGAATTTAAGAGCAATTACTGTGGATTTGGGCTTCTTCTTATTTTAAAATGAAGCCCATAGAAACAGTAATTGTACGGTTTTAGcaacctgttttttttttattggtaGTAAAAGATGATTTATTACTGAGTACGAGCGTCGTACATGAGGGCATCTTGGATAAACTCAGGAGCATTAACAAACCGTTCACGGGTTACATCATTCTCATAACCATAATTAGCTAACCTATGAGCAACTTGATCAGCTACCAACTAGAGACCGGATGTCATTAGAGAACCAATGCGCCGCCGAGGGGAGATAGATCACAGTCCAGATTCCAGAGCATTGATTCAAGCCATACGAGAGTGACTTTCTAGTTTCTAGACGTAGTGAATGTAGCTGCATGGTCTAGATTAAAGACAGACCACCACGATGAATATATAGCCTAGTACTTTCACATGGCTCTCCGAAGATATGAAAACTTCCTGAGCCGCAAAACATGCTTGAAATTGCCTTAAAAAAAACGACCGTGGTGGTCACCTTTAGCGCCACCAAAAGGGATGTTTCGTAAGAAATCATATCCATAACTAGTTCGATAATCTATTATTATGGTTAATTTACTATATATCTTACATTCGACAGTTGATAacggatattatttttctaaatctcactcacaaaacaatatcgaccgtcggatatatgatgtataacatacattgatacaTATTATAATTTTCCCTATTATTGATCataattttttctaattttttttctcttctttgtttgttttcttaaattttGACTCTTTCTGTCCTTGATAATGGCCTATTAAACATTTTATAGGAAATATCTGTATCTGAAAGTATAATTACCAATTTTACACAAAATTTTaagttggatatggatttGTCTGCTGTGTAGATTACAAAATCATCACTATTCAATTGCACACAGTGCACATAACTTTTAAAATTTTGTGTCCTCATTACACatttttatcaattttttttatagaatttgtttttttgcaTACACAAACAATATGCACATAATGTAGCACTCCATTGTAGAATTTTCCGAGATGATCGAGTGGTCTTACTTCTTAGTTTAGAATCTTTTCTTTCTTAGCCGCCACTATATTATACATGCAGAAGTCCAAGAATTACGTAGCTTTCTTCTACAAGTTGCACTTTAGCATAAGAAAATACAACTAATCCTTGTGAATGACGGATACCAGTCGTTTGCTTCTTCCATTTGTGAGCCTcagcagttttttttttttttttgatcaaTTGATTGGTGTTCATTGAAAGACGAACAGTACAAAGGGGGTATAGCACAGAAGGCATGACCTCCTCCAAGATT from Argentina anserina chromosome 2, drPotAnse1.1, whole genome shotgun sequence carries:
- the LOC126785346 gene encoding probable receptor-like protein kinase At1g49730; its protein translation is MVVYRHGFLLGFLALIGLHLIPPTLADCPLNLSRSNATLVASLCSNRDDRGKCCRYINAFVAVSIAQYANATSSLGVPSNLSDTCLDFISQTLELHGVPQNATAWCGLGTKIPVNYECKGRTTVTQMLQSPEFPDVVEKCKIPLSRESNCKKCINAGIGYLHHLLGTETNITFSTCRDATFAAVASQIDDASAIGLASCFFQVQGLSLLPEPSPSSTPKASPSPLVAASPNQHLLGLPLSKKHHAYHLTLVPVIGITVTAIAVIMFLVLIVLIRKKSRELVDFEDVDKTSKSFPPPHPLKKFQEGPPSMFQKFSYKEIKKATDNFSTTIGQGGFGTVYKAHLSDGLVAAVKRMNKVSEQGEHEFCREIVLLARLHHRHLVSLRGFCIEKHERFLMYEYMANGSLKDHLHSPNKTPLSWRARVQIAIDVANALEYLHFYCDPPLCHRDIKSSNILLDENFVAKIADFGLAQASKDGSICFEPVNTDIRGTPGYMDPEYVVTQELTEKSDIYSYGVLLLEIVTGRRAIQDNRNLVEWSQKYMESESRLPDLVDSRVRDSFNLDQLQTLISVVSWCTQREGQDRPSIKQVLRLLYESSDPIHSGFIASIDGEEYEETEGRGRNSKGKMHRNDMISHSGDGRYLASSSSTSRSYCSRSFLLETGSPQSPPNILSV
- the LOC126785350 gene encoding uncharacterized protein LOC126785350 — encoded protein: MAFQYSSTSIVPSEPSEQRGSYMIDANMNTLQAPMNQPIRSPAEGPVAILWDIENCPVPSDVRPEDVAGNIRMALQVHPVIKGAVVTFAAYGDFNAFPRRLREGCQRTGVKLVDVPNGRKDAADKAILVDMFLFALDNPPPSSIMLISGDVDFAPALHILGQRGYTVILVIPSGVGVSSALSNAGKFVWDWSSVARGEGCLPTTKFLMHPRGGQADIAGYFMGCHINDPMDNQTEEEAISYRGISQSYYNSRDFSIVSQSMSEYNSSSLMMPGGALRSHSLPSGLNEVPAGPSTSADQNESTWWVQPGDLNGLRGQIEKLLELSGGCMPLTRVPSEYQKVFGRPLYISEYGAFKLVNLFKKLGDTIAVDGKGQKKIVYLRNWNTGPSAPPLISTGKDNSRKGKGAQEENITIITANGSSDEFSEEERLLVEERDDRCQGQTNLSASGKCVTDDHNLEDFKYELQEILVSYSCRIFLGCFEAIYQQRYKKPLDFQKFGVDQLEELFEKVTDVVVLLEEPVSKRKFLAASGG